From the Fulvia fulva chromosome 2, complete sequence genome, one window contains:
- a CDS encoding Phosducin-like protein 1 — protein MSAAQDEFNELMRDKERRHGHPEDDNDDGRSFLNISDDEDNAPSASRGHIDPDAEAPRPSTSSFRSTIPTRRYGANTGVKGVISDAQDFRDARRTQRMSLQNSTNLSSQTYSPSPDGRAPIEKLEEEGEDDLEEDGDFMHKWRQGRLREMQTGTRDSKMHLGSGINRRLYGGLATVDGEGYLDAVDNSGPATVVIVYIYDDYSQVSDLFERCVRTLAAKHQDTRFVKLHYRDAEMEPAGVPAIIAYRGGDKFAALVPILDELPDDADLSALTLETVMKRHQILS, from the exons ATGTCGGCGGCGCAAGATGAGTTCAACGAGCTCATGAGAGACAAGGAGCGAAGGCATGGACACCCAGAGGACGACAACGACGACGGAAGGTCCTTCTTGAACATTTCCGACGACGAGGATAACGCGCCGTCTGCTTCGAGAGGACACATCGACCCAGATGCAGAGGCTCCGCGACCTAGCACGAGCAGCTTTCGCAGCACAATACCGACCCGGCGATATGGAGCGAATACTGGCGTGAAAGGTGTGATATCAGACGCGCAAGACTTTCGCGATGCGCGGCGCACGCAGAGGATGTCACTGCAGAATTCAACGAATCTGTCTTCGCAAACATATTCACCGTCGCCGGATGGTAGAGCACCCATTGAAAAGCTTGAAGAGGAGGGAGAGGATGATCTGGAGGAGGATGGTGATTTCATGCACAAGTGGAGGCAGGGTCGGCTGAGGGAGATGCAGACCGGCACACGAGATAGCAAGATGCATCTTGGAAGTGGCATCAATAGGAGGCTCTATGGGGGCCTGGCTACTGTTGATGGAGAGGGATATCTGGATGCGGTGGACAACTCAGGCCCAGCAACGGTCGTGATAGTATACATCTACGATGATTAT TCGCAAGTCAGTGATCTCTTCGAGAGATGTGTCCGAACACTTGCAGCCAAACACCAGGACACACGATTCGTCAAGCTTCACTACAGGGACGCTGAGATGGAGCCTGCTGGTGTGCCTGCGATCATTGCATATCGAGGAGGCGATAAGTTTGCAGCGCTTGTGCCGATCCTCGATGAGCTTCCGGATGATGCTGATCTTAGCGCGTTGACGCTGGAGACTGTGATGAAGAG ACATCAAATACTGTCTTGA
- a CDS encoding Guanine nucleotide-binding protein subunit beta: MADANNAESIQSKIQIARRDAEALKDRIKRKKDELADTTLRDVARQRTEQLPRLAMKTKRTLKGHLAKIYAMHWSTDRRHLVSASQDGKLIIWDAYTTNKVHAIPLRSSWVMTCAYSPSGNYVACGGLDNICSIYNLSAREGPTRVARELSGHSGYLSCCRFINDRRILTSSGDMTCVLWDIETGQKITEFADHLGDVMSLSINPLDNNQFVSGACDAFAKLWDIRQQKCVQTFAAHDSDINAIQFFPNGNAFGTGSDDASCRLFDIRADRELQAYTVRDILQTFSPSPRANENQIGEPVCGITSVAFSVSGRLLFAGYDDFECKVWDVLRGERVGTLQGHDNRVSCLGVSNDAMSLCTGSWDSMVASHLGMIDKLRDIVQTDEK, encoded by the exons ATGGCGGACGCGAACAATGCCGAATCGATCCAGTCCAAGATACAGATAGCCAGGAGGGACGCCGAGGCGCTGAAGGACCGCATCAAG CGTAAGAAGGATGAGCTCGCAGATACCACAC TCCGTGATGTTGCGCGACAACGCACAGAACAGCTGCCCAGGTTAGCCATGAAGACTAAGCGGACATTGAAAGGTCACTTGGCGAAGATCTACGCGATGCACTGGTCCACCGATCGAAGACATCTGGTTTCGGCTTCACAAGACGGCAAGCTGATCATCTGGGACGCCTACACCACCAACAAAGTCCACGCCATCCCTCTCCGATCATCCTGGGTCATGACTTGCGCCTACTCCCCGAGCGGCAACTATGTCGCATGCGGAGGTCTGGACAACATCTGCTCCATCTACAACCTTTCGGCGCGAGAAGGACCAACCCGAGTCGCCCGTGAGCTTAGTGGACACTCCGGATACCTCAGTTGCTGCCGTTTCATTAACGATAGGCGTATATTGACATCTTCCGGAGACATGACCTGTGTGCTATGGGACATTGAGACTGGCCAGAAGATTACCGAATTCGCGGACCATCTCGGAGACGTCATGAGCCTGAGCATAAACCCATTGGATAACAACCAATTTGTTTCTGGCGCTTGTGACGCTTTTGCGAAGCTTTGGGACATACGGCAGCAGAAGTGCGTGCAGACGTTCGCGGCGCACGACTCTGACATCAATGCCATCCAATTCTTTCCGAACGGAAACGCTTTCGGCACAGGCTCAGATGACGCCTCATGCAGACTGTTTGACATCCGCGCAGATCGTGAGCTCCAGGCATATACGGTACGAGATATCCTGCAAACATTTAGCCCATCTCCGCGTGCTAACGAGAACCAGATTGGCGAGCCAGTTTGCGGCATCACCTCTGTCGCTTTCTCCGTATCAGGGCGCCTGCTCTTCGCTGGATACGACGATTTCGAGTGCAAG GTGTGGGACGTTCTACGGGGCGAGCGGGTTGGCACTCTGCAAGGGCACGACAACCGTGTCAGCTGTCTTGGTGTCAGCAACGACGCGATGTCGCTCTGCACGGGTTCCTGGGATTCAATGGTGG CTTCGCATCTGGGCATGATCGACAAGCTCAGAGACATTGTGCAGACAGACGAGAAGTAG
- a CDS encoding 40S ribosomal protein S29: MSHESVWYSRPRTYGKGARECRVCTHKAGLIRKYGLNICRQCFREKSSDIGFTKHR; the protein is encoded by the exons ATGTCGCACGAG AGTGTCTGGTACTCGCGCCCACGCACCTACGGAAAGGGAGCCAGAGAGTG CCGTGTCTGCACCCACAAGGCTGGTCTCATCCGCAAGTACGGCCTCAACATCTGCCGTCAATGCTTCCGTGAGAAGTCGAGCGACATCGGTTTCACCAAG CACCGGTAA